From Natronincola ferrireducens, the proteins below share one genomic window:
- a CDS encoding putrescine aminotransferase, whose amino-acid sequence MKTDKKKALQEAQKVLDFILKEELTDQEKDQIVKDAIQNFNENVNPGWLAYRKSVSTDAAFVEWEDSVETFKDLYGNEFIDCLGGFGIYTCGHRNPEILKYVQAQLNRYALHSQELVDPLRGYLANILAMATPGDLQYAFFCNGGAEAVEMALKLARLASGKNYYISTVNGFHGKSLGAVTMGGKGTYRKPYLPMIQGVQHVEFGDADAAEKAIKNLIAVGETVAAMIVEPIQGEAGIILPPDGYLKRLREICDKYDVILIFDEIQTGMGRTGTMWAAEYYDVVPDIMTFGKAFGGGVMPITGIIARPHLWTEDIKENPWVLGSPTFGGNPVCCAAAIATIKYMLENDLPAQIDEKGKYMMGKLYELQKKHPILVDIRGKGLLIGLEYPTAEMGWGVSKGLFKRGVMTGGTLVNSKVNRIEPPGIISYETIDTIIERLDETLTEVEEEFNVTWESVAASKE is encoded by the coding sequence ATGAAAACTGATAAGAAAAAGGCTTTGCAAGAAGCTCAAAAGGTGTTGGATTTTATTTTAAAGGAAGAATTAACCGATCAGGAAAAGGATCAAATTGTAAAAGATGCTATCCAGAATTTTAACGAAAACGTCAACCCTGGATGGTTAGCCTATCGTAAATCCGTATCCACCGATGCAGCATTTGTTGAGTGGGAGGATTCAGTAGAAACCTTTAAGGATTTATATGGAAACGAATTTATTGACTGTTTAGGTGGTTTCGGTATTTACACATGTGGCCACAGAAATCCTGAAATCCTAAAGTATGTACAGGCTCAATTAAACAGATATGCCCTCCATAGTCAAGAGCTAGTAGATCCATTAAGAGGATATCTAGCAAACATATTAGCTATGGCTACACCAGGAGATTTACAATATGCCTTCTTCTGTAACGGTGGTGCAGAAGCAGTAGAAATGGCATTAAAGCTTGCTAGATTGGCTTCAGGAAAGAACTACTATATTTCTACAGTAAATGGTTTCCATGGTAAATCCCTTGGTGCAGTGACTATGGGAGGAAAAGGAACCTACAGAAAGCCATATCTTCCTATGATTCAAGGAGTACAGCATGTAGAATTTGGTGATGCGGATGCAGCAGAAAAAGCCATTAAAAACCTCATAGCAGTAGGGGAAACCGTAGCTGCCATGATTGTAGAGCCAATCCAAGGGGAAGCAGGAATTATTTTACCTCCTGACGGATATTTAAAGAGACTAAGAGAAATATGTGATAAGTACGATGTTATCTTAATCTTTGATGAAATTCAAACAGGAATGGGTCGAACAGGAACTATGTGGGCTGCTGAATACTATGATGTAGTGCCAGATATCATGACCTTTGGTAAAGCCTTTGGTGGAGGGGTTATGCCTATAACAGGTATTATAGCAAGACCTCACCTATGGACAGAGGATATAAAGGAAAATCCATGGGTTTTAGGCTCACCAACCTTTGGTGGCAATCCTGTATGCTGTGCAGCTGCCATTGCAACAATTAAATATATGCTAGAAAATGATCTACCAGCTCAAATCGATGAAAAAGGTAAATACATGATGGGTAAATTATATGAATTACAAAAGAAACATCCGATCCTAGTAGATATAAGAGGAAAGGGCTTATTAATAGGATTAGAATATCCAACAGCAGAAATGGGTTGGGGAGTTTCAAAGGGATTATTCAAACGTGGCGTTATGACTGGAGGTACCTTAGTAAATTCTAAGGTTAACAGAATAGAGCCACCAGGAATTATTAGCTATGAAACTATAGACACAATCATCGAAAGATTAGATGAGACCCTTACAGAAGTAGAAGAAGAATTCAATGTTACCTGGGAATCTGTAGCAGCTTCTAAGGAATAA
- a CDS encoding aldehyde dehydrogenase family protein, with product METLAILEPKEYIGTLVEKARIAQGEFEKFTQEEVDEVVREMGKVIYDNAVELAKMAVEETRMGIFEDKVKKNQGKSKTIWNSLKGKKSVGIIDRNEETGIVKVAKPVGVVASVTPTTNPIVTPMCNAMFALKGRNAIIIAPHPRAKKCSSYTVELMNKAIAKYRVPENLIQIIEEPSIDLTNELMKAADVVVATGGMGMVQAAYSSGKPAYGVGAGNVQCIVDRDVDIQEVVPKIITGRTFDNGIICSGEQTVIAPEEAYDKIMEEFIKNGGYFVKTPQEKEAFRKALFVDGVISKDVVGQSPQQIAKLAGITIPQDTKVILIEADGIGEEDVLCKEKMCPVLATFKYKDFKDAVTIAQTNLEVEGKGHSCAIHSNNKENIEYAGEKLTISRLVVNQPSSTSAGGSLYNGFAPTTTLGCGTWGNNSISENLNYTHLINVSQIGYFISDRQVPTDEEIWK from the coding sequence TTGGAAACACTGGCAATTTTAGAACCAAAGGAATACATAGGGACATTGGTAGAAAAAGCAAGAATTGCCCAAGGGGAATTCGAAAAATTTACCCAAGAAGAGGTAGATGAAGTTGTAAGGGAAATGGGAAAAGTTATTTATGATAATGCAGTAGAGCTGGCCAAAATGGCAGTAGAGGAAACGAGAATGGGAATCTTTGAAGATAAAGTCAAAAAAAATCAAGGGAAATCCAAAACCATATGGAATAGTCTCAAGGGAAAAAAATCCGTTGGCATTATTGATAGGAATGAAGAAACAGGGATTGTAAAGGTAGCCAAGCCAGTGGGGGTGGTAGCCTCTGTAACACCAACCACTAATCCTATTGTTACCCCGATGTGTAACGCAATGTTTGCCCTCAAGGGAAGAAATGCCATCATCATTGCCCCTCATCCCAGAGCAAAAAAATGCAGCAGCTATACAGTAGAATTAATGAATAAGGCCATAGCTAAATATAGGGTGCCAGAAAATCTCATACAAATTATAGAAGAACCATCTATAGATTTGACCAATGAGCTAATGAAGGCAGCAGACGTAGTGGTGGCCACCGGTGGCATGGGAATGGTACAGGCAGCCTATAGCAGTGGTAAACCCGCCTATGGTGTAGGAGCCGGTAACGTACAATGCATTGTTGATAGAGATGTAGATATCCAAGAGGTAGTACCAAAGATTATTACGGGAAGAACCTTCGACAATGGTATCATCTGTTCAGGAGAACAAACAGTTATTGCTCCAGAGGAAGCTTATGATAAAATTATGGAGGAATTTATAAAAAATGGTGGATATTTTGTAAAGACTCCTCAGGAAAAAGAAGCCTTTAGAAAAGCTCTATTTGTTGATGGGGTGATTAGTAAGGATGTAGTAGGTCAATCCCCTCAACAAATAGCTAAATTAGCAGGTATTACTATACCGCAAGATACAAAAGTCATTTTAATCGAAGCTGATGGCATTGGAGAAGAAGATGTATTATGTAAAGAAAAGATGTGCCCAGTATTGGCTACCTTTAAATATAAAGATTTTAAAGATGCAGTAACAATAGCTCAGACCAACCTAGAGGTGGAAGGTAAGGGTCACAGCTGTGCCATTCACTCCAACAACAAAGAAAATATTGAATACGCTGGAGAAAAATTGACCATCAGTAGATTAGTTGTCAATCAACCAAGCTCCACCAGTGCTGGGGGTAGCCTCTATAACGGCTTTGCACCTACCACTACCTTAGGCTGTGGTACATGGGGGAATAATAGCATTTCAGAAAACCTTAATTATACCCATTTAATCAATGTATCCCAGATCGGTTATTTTATCTCTGATAGACAAGTACCTACAGATGAAGAAATTTGGAAATAA
- a CDS encoding saccharopine dehydrogenase family protein produces the protein MKVLLIGVGGVGEAIASISKDRDWLEKMVLADYNLKRAEEVQKKLGDENKFPIEQVDASNKEEIVTLAKKHKCDLIMNGCDPSFNESIFDAAYEAGCNYMDMAMTLSKPHPEEPYSKSYIKLGDYQFERAKQWEDKGITAIVGSGVEPGMADVFARYGADYLFDELEEIGIKDGNNFVAEGYSVPFGFSIWTTIEECLNPPVIWERDKGWYTTEPFSEPEIFELPEGIGPVELVNVEHEEVLLVPRYIDKGLKRVTFKFGLGNDFITMLKNLRELGLHRKDKVKVGDVYVSPRDVVAATAPNPAYLGPRLTGKTCAGTWIKGKKDGKERQVYLYQVADNQECMKTFGSQAVVAQTAFPPVIMMELLAEGIWSGKGVFGPEAFDAVPFMERMEEYKFPYGMTEMESEYKSMLEEVAATKE, from the coding sequence ATGAAGGTTTTACTTATTGGTGTTGGCGGTGTTGGAGAAGCAATAGCAAGTATTAGTAAAGATAGGGATTGGCTTGAAAAAATGGTTTTAGCAGATTACAACTTAAAAAGGGCTGAAGAAGTACAGAAAAAGCTGGGGGATGAAAATAAATTTCCCATCGAACAGGTTGATGCTAGCAATAAAGAGGAAATCGTTACCCTTGCTAAGAAGCATAAGTGTGATTTAATCATGAATGGTTGCGACCCATCCTTTAATGAAAGCATTTTTGACGCAGCCTATGAAGCAGGATGCAATTATATGGATATGGCAATGACTCTATCCAAGCCCCATCCAGAAGAACCCTACAGCAAATCCTATATTAAGCTAGGAGATTATCAGTTTGAAAGAGCAAAGCAGTGGGAAGATAAAGGAATAACAGCTATCGTAGGTTCCGGTGTGGAGCCAGGTATGGCAGATGTTTTTGCGAGATATGGAGCAGATTATTTATTTGACGAACTTGAAGAAATAGGCATAAAGGATGGAAATAACTTTGTGGCTGAGGGTTATTCAGTACCCTTTGGATTTTCCATATGGACAACCATTGAAGAATGTTTAAATCCTCCTGTTATTTGGGAGAGGGACAAGGGCTGGTACACAACAGAACCCTTCTCAGAACCAGAAATTTTTGAATTGCCAGAAGGTATTGGACCAGTAGAGTTAGTCAATGTAGAACATGAAGAAGTATTGTTGGTTCCAAGATATATAGATAAAGGCTTAAAGAGGGTTACATTTAAATTCGGTCTTGGTAATGACTTTATTACTATGTTGAAGAATCTTAGGGAGTTAGGTCTTCATCGGAAAGATAAAGTTAAAGTTGGAGATGTATATGTTTCTCCACGGGATGTGGTGGCAGCAACAGCTCCTAATCCAGCTTATCTAGGTCCTAGATTGACAGGTAAGACCTGTGCAGGAACCTGGATCAAAGGTAAAAAGGATGGTAAGGAACGACAAGTCTACCTCTATCAAGTAGCTGATAACCAAGAGTGTATGAAGACCTTTGGAAGTCAAGCTGTTGTAGCGCAAACTGCTTTTCCACCAGTTATTATGATGGAGCTATTGGCCGAGGGTATATGGTCTGGCAAAGGTGTATTTGGACCAGAGGCCTTTGATGCGGTTCCTTTTATGGAAAGAATGGAAGAATATAAATTCCCGTATGGCATGACAGAAATGGAATCCGAGTATAAAAGTATGCTGGAGGAAGTAGCAGCTACAAAAGAATAA
- a CDS encoding sigma 54-interacting transcriptional regulator — protein MGSLKRIADSVQQVAEAISLAVGIETEIVDNELTIVGGTNRYRERLGEKEESGKLSGDYLYGRMLRQGETVVVEDARRDINYDYSTTIGATEELAEICTPIKADEKIIGIIGLVAFTKEQQQQLLKNKDSMILFVERMADLLASKALENEVFDRVKTIQNEIMTILETIHEGMLSIDGKGYINYCNSNAEILLKTIREEIIGRHISHFMPNSPALKVLETGEGYTEHEEMYKNSENSFHFIVTAKAILGKSKPRGVVISFRDIVEARKLIYNMSEMSMSYTFDDIIGDSDSITRIKTQAHQVARGYSTVLITGESGTGKELFSRAIHYSSPRKKGPFITVNCGAIPETLLESELFGYERGAFTGAKEKGKVGKFELADGGTIFLDEIGDMPLHLQVKLLHVLQNRRFERVGGNKTILIDVRVIAATNKNLEEMIHQKKFREDLYYRLSVIPLKIPSLRERGEDILLLKDYFLKKYNAFLNKRIKGFSRQVEELYLAYDWPGNVRELENAVEYGVNMTLEEEIQLEAVPPRIKKLYSFSDAKSSSISLQDQVKRFEKEIFIKKLTEKGSSQNGKLEIAEELGISRATLYRKLAEYNLS, from the coding sequence ATGGGGAGTTTAAAGAGAATAGCAGATAGTGTTCAACAGGTGGCAGAGGCTATCTCGCTGGCTGTAGGAATCGAAACAGAAATCGTAGACAATGAATTAACAATTGTGGGGGGTACTAATCGCTATAGAGAGCGGCTAGGTGAAAAAGAGGAATCTGGAAAGTTATCAGGGGACTATCTTTATGGAAGGATGTTGAGACAAGGAGAAACTGTTGTTGTAGAAGATGCTAGAAGGGATATAAACTATGATTATTCTACTACAATAGGAGCTACCGAGGAATTGGCAGAAATTTGCACTCCTATTAAAGCCGATGAAAAAATCATTGGTATCATTGGTCTTGTAGCTTTTACAAAGGAGCAACAACAGCAGCTTTTAAAAAATAAAGATAGCATGATTTTATTTGTAGAACGTATGGCAGATCTATTGGCATCAAAAGCGTTGGAAAATGAAGTTTTTGATAGAGTGAAAACCATACAAAATGAAATTATGACTATTTTGGAAACAATTCATGAAGGTATGTTGTCGATTGATGGAAAAGGATATATTAATTATTGTAATTCCAATGCGGAGATATTGTTAAAAACAATTAGAGAGGAAATCATAGGTAGACATATTTCTCATTTCATGCCAAACTCCCCGGCCTTAAAGGTTTTAGAGACGGGGGAAGGTTATACAGAGCATGAAGAAATGTATAAAAATAGTGAAAATTCTTTTCATTTTATTGTAACAGCAAAGGCCATCTTAGGCAAATCTAAGCCCCGGGGTGTGGTTATTTCCTTTAGGGATATTGTGGAGGCAAGAAAGCTGATTTACAATATGAGTGAGATGAGTATGAGCTATACCTTTGATGATATTATAGGGGATAGCGATAGTATCACTAGAATAAAAACCCAAGCCCATCAAGTTGCAAGAGGTTATTCTACTGTATTGATTACTGGAGAAAGTGGTACTGGCAAAGAGTTATTTTCTAGGGCTATACATTATTCTAGTCCTAGAAAAAAAGGACCATTTATTACAGTAAACTGTGGTGCTATTCCAGAGACCCTATTGGAAAGTGAATTATTTGGCTATGAAAGAGGGGCTTTTACCGGAGCTAAGGAAAAAGGGAAGGTAGGAAAATTTGAATTAGCAGATGGAGGAACCATTTTTCTAGATGAGATAGGGGATATGCCCCTTCATCTTCAGGTGAAACTGCTACATGTTTTACAAAACAGAAGGTTTGAAAGGGTGGGTGGCAATAAAACCATCTTAATAGATGTTCGAGTGATTGCTGCTACCAATAAAAATCTTGAAGAAATGATTCATCAAAAAAAATTCAGAGAAGATTTATATTATAGACTAAGTGTTATTCCTTTAAAAATCCCATCCTTAAGAGAGCGGGGGGAGGATATTCTCCTTCTAAAGGATTACTTCCTTAAAAAATACAATGCGTTTTTAAATAAAAGAATAAAGGGTTTTTCTAGACAGGTGGAGGAGTTATACCTTGCCTATGATTGGCCTGGTAATGTAAGGGAGCTAGAAAATGCTGTGGAATATGGTGTGAATATGACCCTTGAGGAGGAGATTCAACTGGAGGCAGTTCCTCCTAGAATAAAGAAATTATACAGTTTTTCTGATGCAAAATCTTCTAGTATATCTTTACAGGATCAAGTCAAAAGATTTGAAAAGGAGATTTTTATTAAAAAGCTCACAGAAAAAGGAAGTAGTCAGAATGGGAAACTAGAAATAGCTGAAGAACTAGGAATTAGTAGAGCCACCCTGTATAGAAAGCTGGCAGAATACAATTTATCTTAA
- the gabT gene encoding 4-aminobutyrate--2-oxoglutarate transaminase: protein METLREPKIITELPGPKSQELLKVREENVPTGVSNSVPVYVKRGEGALFEDVDGNVFLDFAGGIGVLNIGYSHPEVVEAVKEQSEKFFHTSINVVLYEQYPRLAEKLNHLIPGDFRKKTMLVNSGAEAVENAIKLARKYTKRTEIIAFTGAFHGRTLLTMTLTSKIKPYKWEFGPFAPGVHRMTFPYCYRCPHGLERETCNLHCGKQFESFFLETVDPEDVAAIILEPMQGEGGFVLPPDEYIKTLRKICDQYGILLIADEVQSSYGRTGRMFATEYWAELGVYPDIVTTAKSIAGGLPISTVTARAEIMEASHIGGIGGTYGGNPLAAAAALKVIEVMERDCIAEKSLRIGEICMNRFEEMKEKYEIIGDIRGRGSMVALELVKNRETKEAAKDETSKVVQECWRNGLVVLSAGARGNVLRFLMPLVITEHQLNIGIDILEKAIATVNNQLFANQEA, encoded by the coding sequence ATGGAAACATTAAGAGAACCTAAAATCATTACAGAACTACCAGGACCTAAATCACAGGAATTATTAAAAGTTCGAGAAGAAAACGTACCAACAGGGGTTTCCAATAGCGTTCCCGTTTATGTAAAACGGGGAGAGGGAGCATTGTTTGAAGATGTAGACGGAAACGTATTTTTAGACTTTGCCGGTGGTATTGGTGTATTAAACATAGGGTATAGTCATCCGGAAGTGGTTGAAGCTGTAAAAGAACAAAGTGAAAAATTTTTCCATACCAGTATCAATGTAGTTCTATATGAACAATATCCTAGGTTGGCGGAAAAACTTAATCATCTTATACCAGGAGACTTTAGAAAGAAAACTATGTTGGTCAACAGTGGAGCAGAAGCAGTAGAAAATGCCATTAAACTTGCAAGAAAATACACAAAGAGAACAGAGATTATTGCCTTTACAGGAGCTTTCCACGGTAGAACCCTATTAACCATGACTTTAACCAGCAAAATTAAACCCTATAAATGGGAATTTGGTCCCTTTGCCCCAGGAGTGCATCGCATGACTTTCCCCTATTGTTATAGATGTCCCCATGGGTTAGAAAGGGAAACCTGTAACCTCCACTGTGGAAAACAATTTGAATCCTTCTTCCTAGAAACTGTTGACCCGGAAGACGTAGCTGCCATAATTTTAGAACCAATGCAGGGAGAAGGTGGATTTGTCCTGCCACCAGATGAATACATAAAAACCTTAAGAAAAATCTGTGATCAATACGGCATATTATTAATTGCAGATGAAGTACAAAGTTCCTACGGCAGAACAGGAAGAATGTTTGCCACAGAATATTGGGCAGAGTTAGGGGTATACCCAGATATCGTTACAACAGCCAAATCTATAGCAGGAGGTCTGCCTATTAGTACTGTTACCGCCAGAGCAGAAATCATGGAAGCATCCCATATAGGAGGAATTGGTGGAACCTATGGAGGCAATCCCCTAGCAGCGGCGGCAGCTCTGAAGGTCATAGAAGTTATGGAGAGGGACTGTATAGCTGAAAAATCCCTCCGCATCGGAGAAATATGTATGAATCGCTTTGAGGAAATGAAGGAGAAGTATGAGATAATAGGGGACATTCGAGGTCGTGGCTCAATGGTGGCCCTAGAGCTAGTAAAGAACAGGGAGACAAAGGAAGCTGCTAAGGATGAAACTAGTAAAGTAGTACAGGAGTGCTGGAGGAATGGTTTAGTTGTTCTGTCGGCAGGGGCTAGGGGAAATGTATTACGATTCCTTATGCCATTGGTGATTACAGAACACCAGCTTAATATAGGCATAGATATTTTAGAAAAGGCTATTGCAACTGTCAATAATCAACTGTTTGCTAATCAAGAAGCCTAA
- the trpS gene encoding tryptophan--tRNA ligase, with protein sequence MTTTKEKVIFSGAQPTGSLTLGNYIGAIQNWKALEQDYQCLYSIVDLHSLTIRQDPKMFRESCLSFLAQYLACGLDPEKNIIFFQSHVPQHTELNWILNCITYMGELNRMTQFKEKSEIHRDNINAGLFSYPVLQAADILLYQTNLVPVGEDQKQHLELARDIALRFNNAYGDTFEIPEIYLAKVGARIMSLQEPEKKMSKSDENVNGTILLLDSNDLIVKKMKRAVTDSENKVAYRDEQPGIKNLITIYSQVANCTIEDVVNKYEGKGYGAFKTELAELLVESLRPFKEKYDNYMKNPDYITDIYRKGAERAGAIAEKTIKDVKEKIGLL encoded by the coding sequence ATGACTACAACAAAAGAAAAGGTTATTTTTAGTGGTGCCCAACCAACGGGCAGCTTAACATTGGGCAATTATATTGGAGCTATACAAAATTGGAAGGCATTGGAGCAGGATTATCAATGTTTATATTCTATTGTAGATTTACATTCCTTGACAATTCGTCAAGATCCTAAGATGTTTAGAGAATCCTGTTTGTCTTTTTTAGCACAATATTTAGCTTGTGGCCTAGACCCAGAAAAAAATATTATCTTTTTTCAATCCCATGTACCTCAACATACGGAACTTAACTGGATTTTAAATTGTATCACTTATATGGGAGAGCTTAATCGTATGACCCAATTCAAAGAAAAGTCAGAAATCCATAGGGACAATATAAATGCAGGATTGTTCTCTTATCCAGTGCTACAAGCAGCAGACATTTTATTATATCAAACAAACCTAGTTCCAGTAGGAGAAGACCAAAAACAGCATTTAGAACTGGCTAGAGATATTGCTCTTCGCTTCAACAATGCCTATGGAGATACTTTTGAAATACCAGAAATTTATTTGGCAAAAGTAGGAGCTCGAATCATGAGTCTCCAGGAACCAGAGAAGAAAATGTCTAAATCCGATGAAAATGTAAATGGCACCATCTTGTTATTAGATAGTAATGATCTAATTGTTAAAAAAATGAAACGGGCTGTTACTGATAGTGAAAACAAAGTAGCTTATCGGGATGAGCAACCTGGCATAAAAAACCTTATCACCATTTATTCTCAGGTGGCTAATTGTACTATAGAGGATGTAGTGAATAAGTATGAAGGAAAAGGCTATGGTGCTTTTAAAACTGAGTTAGCAGAATTGCTAGTAGAAAGTCTAAGACCTTTTAAAGAAAAATATGATAATTATATGAAGAACCCTGATTATATAACAGACATCTATAGGAAGGGTGCTGAGAGGGCTGGAGCAATTGCAGAAAAAACCATAAAGGATGTAAAGGAAAAAATTGGTCTTCTTTAA
- a CDS encoding Na+/H+ antiporter NhaC family protein, protein MTTLTKLTKDDKVRKNMLFYGILIISFIIIGFLVPGDPTDFGIISAIPAAFLIIFIFKTKRIIEALTLALLLTTIMGYKGEFFGVFNEIILENLMNEDMAWLFIVCGLMGGIVALVESSGGGYAFGSWVIQKAKTPKSSMLWTAICSIFLSIDDYLSVLTTGCAMTPINDRHKIPREMTAYIVDSAAAPACVLNPISTWAVFIGGLMVANGLGEPGQQVLTYVKTIPYNFYAMAALVVLFLVIIGVIPVFGPMKRAFERVQAGGPLAPPGSERIDIRGGKEQEVPENPKLRNFFVPMLVLISATIFFEFDMQMGVVAAIGFNFVWFVLQGMSPEGFVDEVLRGLKNMITPLLMMVLAFSFADGCERIGFMEYVVDVATEHITLQYLPLTVFLVFAFTEFIMGINWGMYIIAIPMVVPITLALGGDPIVMVGVVAAAGVWGSHCCFYSDATILTSAGTGCENFRHAITQIPFGFIAGIIAAIGYLAMGFILY, encoded by the coding sequence ATGACAACACTAACTAAACTGACCAAGGATGACAAGGTGAGAAAGAATATGCTCTTTTATGGTATTCTCATCATTTCTTTCATCATCATTGGATTTCTCGTACCAGGTGATCCGACGGATTTCGGTATCATCTCTGCCATACCAGCTGCCTTTCTAATTATTTTCATTTTTAAAACAAAAAGAATCATTGAGGCACTGACACTGGCTTTGCTTCTTACTACCATTATGGGCTACAAGGGTGAATTCTTCGGCGTCTTCAACGAAATTATTCTTGAGAATCTTATGAACGAAGACATGGCCTGGCTATTCATCGTCTGTGGGCTGATGGGTGGCATCGTTGCCCTTGTTGAAAGCAGCGGAGGTGGCTACGCCTTCGGAAGCTGGGTTATACAGAAGGCAAAAACACCAAAATCCTCCATGCTTTGGACGGCTATCTGTTCCATTTTCCTGTCCATTGATGATTACCTCAGCGTTTTGACCACTGGTTGTGCCATGACACCCATTAACGACCGGCACAAAATTCCCAGAGAAATGACCGCTTACATTGTTGACTCGGCAGCTGCACCGGCCTGTGTACTCAACCCCATCTCCACCTGGGCTGTTTTCATTGGAGGCTTGATGGTGGCTAACGGATTGGGAGAACCGGGACAGCAGGTTTTAACTTATGTAAAGACCATCCCCTATAACTTTTATGCCATGGCTGCTCTTGTCGTACTGTTCCTGGTCATTATCGGTGTCATTCCTGTGTTTGGGCCTATGAAAAGGGCTTTTGAAAGAGTCCAGGCCGGCGGCCCTTTGGCGCCTCCGGGATCAGAAAGAATCGACATCCGTGGCGGCAAAGAGCAGGAAGTTCCTGAAAATCCCAAACTCCGGAACTTCTTCGTACCGATGCTGGTGCTGATATCCGCAACAATTTTCTTCGAGTTTGATATGCAGATGGGCGTTGTTGCCGCTATCGGCTTCAACTTCGTCTGGTTCGTCCTTCAGGGAATGAGCCCGGAAGGGTTTGTGGATGAAGTGCTCAGAGGCCTGAAAAACATGATCACGCCTCTCTTGATGATGGTTCTCGCCTTCAGCTTCGCTGACGGGTGCGAAAGAATCGGATTCATGGAGTATGTAGTCGACGTTGCAACCGAACATATTACTCTCCAGTATCTGCCGCTCACAGTTTTCTTGGTATTTGCCTTTACTGAATTCATCATGGGCATCAACTGGGGCATGTACATCATCGCAATACCGATGGTCGTTCCCATCACCCTGGCGTTGGGGGGAGATCCCATCGTCATGGTGGGCGTTGTCGCCGCTGCCGGGGTGTGGGGAAGCCACTGCTGTTTCTACTCCGATGCCACCATCCTGACATCTGCTGGCACAGGATGCGAAAACTTCCGGCATGCCATCACCCAGATTCCCTTCGGGTTTATTGCCGGTATCATTGCCGCTATCGGATACTTGGCCATGGGCTTTATCCTATATTAG
- a CDS encoding DUF881 domain-containing protein, giving the protein MKKTHVSVILFLLFAVFGMVIGIHIEMIDKIENQLPFSPGIETQEIADLRKANQDMKKRIKQLKSQVTIYEDEKTVENIVLQNLSSKVNEYKLLAGHQIVAGPGMIITLASTLDENIAMIVEQKRYLINLVNELRMAGAEVISINNHRITSRSEITLAGNHINANMTPMAPPYVIRAIGDIDDFQRYITYRTLLFELMEVDGINTSVEFADEVKIPALTKEKPMEFFQIIEDTQ; this is encoded by the coding sequence GTGAAAAAAACGCATGTTTCCGTTATACTATTTTTATTGTTTGCTGTGTTTGGCATGGTTATTGGTATTCATATAGAGATGATAGACAAAATAGAAAATCAGCTTCCTTTTAGTCCAGGTATAGAAACCCAAGAAATAGCAGACTTAAGGAAGGCCAATCAGGATATGAAAAAGAGGATCAAACAATTAAAAAGTCAAGTGACCATCTATGAAGATGAAAAAACTGTAGAAAATATTGTGTTACAAAATTTAAGTTCAAAGGTGAATGAATATAAACTATTGGCAGGCCATCAAATAGTGGCAGGACCTGGCATGATTATTACTTTAGCAAGTACATTAGATGAAAATATAGCCATGATTGTTGAACAGAAAAGATATCTTATTAATTTAGTCAACGAACTTAGGATGGCAGGGGCTGAGGTAATATCTATTAACAACCATAGAATTACCTCCAGAAGTGAAATAACTCTGGCGGGCAATCATATTAATGCCAATATGACACCAATGGCACCTCCATATGTTATAAGAGCCATAGGAGATATTGATGATTTCCAGCGTTATATAACCTATAGAACCCTCCTATTTGAGTTAATGGAGGTAGATGGTATCAATACCTCTGTTGAATTTGCCGATGAAGTAAAAATACCCGCCCTTACGAAAGAAAAACCTATGGAATTTTTTCAAATTATAGAAGATACTCAATAA
- a CDS encoding alpha/beta-type small acid-soluble spore protein codes for MKNKKNSVVPEARQALNSFKVEVAKELGLENQTNAGYVGGNIVKKMVEDAEKSLTNLGRS; via the coding sequence GTGAAAAACAAAAAAAATTCTGTCGTACCAGAGGCTAGGCAAGCCTTAAACTCCTTTAAAGTTGAAGTAGCAAAGGAATTGGGATTAGAAAACCAAACCAATGCAGGTTATGTAGGGGGCAATATAGTGAAAAAAATGGTAGAGGATGCAGAAAAATCATTAACCAACTTAGGAAGGTCTTAG